The proteins below come from a single Natrinema sp. SYSU A 869 genomic window:
- a CDS encoding aminopeptidase, translated as MAALRAAAETAVRQCLDLESGESCAIVTDDKREPIGEVLYEVASEITDDAVIVRYPPGETHGGEPPAPVAAAMAGADVVLAPTTKSLSHTRARTEANEAGARVATLPGITEDVFTTGLAADYESIAAHCEAVRKQVAGADEIRVTTDAGTDITFGVGDREWLSDTGIVHESGEMSNLPAGEVFISPETADGTFVVDGTMRPHGLLADGHQLTFEVEDGLVTHISDDEIRETVADAAEDVGDAAYNLAELGIGTNVAVSELVGSVLLDEKAGGTVHIAIGDNAGIGGDTEAPIHLDGIIREPMVFADGDSIELPTVNDA; from the coding sequence ATGGCAGCACTTCGAGCAGCGGCGGAGACGGCGGTCCGCCAGTGTCTGGATCTCGAGTCGGGGGAGTCGTGTGCGATCGTCACCGACGACAAACGCGAACCGATTGGAGAGGTGCTCTACGAGGTGGCAAGTGAGATCACCGATGACGCCGTGATCGTCCGCTACCCGCCGGGGGAGACCCACGGCGGCGAGCCGCCGGCTCCCGTCGCGGCGGCGATGGCCGGAGCCGACGTGGTGCTCGCGCCGACGACCAAGAGCCTAAGCCATACGCGGGCCCGAACCGAAGCCAACGAGGCCGGCGCGCGGGTCGCGACGCTCCCGGGGATCACTGAGGACGTCTTCACGACCGGGCTGGCGGCCGATTACGAGTCGATCGCAGCTCACTGCGAAGCCGTTCGCAAGCAGGTCGCCGGGGCCGACGAGATTCGCGTGACGACCGACGCCGGGACCGACATTACCTTCGGCGTCGGCGACCGTGAGTGGCTCTCTGATACCGGCATCGTCCACGAATCCGGTGAGATGTCGAATCTGCCGGCAGGAGAGGTATTCATCAGCCCCGAAACCGCCGACGGGACGTTCGTCGTCGACGGGACGATGCGCCCCCACGGGCTGCTCGCGGACGGTCACCAGCTCACGTTCGAGGTCGAAGACGGCCTCGTCACGCACATCTCGGACGACGAGATTCGCGAAACGGTCGCGGACGCGGCCGAAGACGTCGGTGACGCCGCGTACAACCTCGCGGAACTTGGGATCGGCACGAACGTGGCCGTCTCCGAACTCGTCGGCTCGGTCCTCCTCGACGAGAAGGCGGGAGGGACCGTTCACATCGCGATCGGTGACAACGCGGGTATTGGTGGCGACACGGAAGCGCCGATCCACCTCGACGGCATCATTCGCGAGCCGATGGTCTTCGCCGACGGCGACTCCATCGAACTTCCGACGGTCAATGACGCCTGA
- a CDS encoding type II glyceraldehyde-3-phosphate dehydrogenase yields the protein MQQVAINGYGTIGKRVADAVRQQPDMEVLGVAKTRPNFEAETAIDKGFPLYAAVEEREELFAEAGLEIAGPVENLVAEADVVVDATPSGIGAQNKELYEEYDTPALYQGGEDAEITDVSFNARSNFEEAVDADHVRVVSCNTTGLSRVIAPLREAYGIEKVRATLVRRGGDPGQADRGPINDILPNPVTIPSHHGPDVETIFPTLDIDTLGMKVPATLMHMHSLNVTLEEDVDAAEVRELFADESRLFLIPERMDIDGSGALKEYALDAGRPRGDVWENCIWEESISTEGRDFYCFQGIHQESDVVPENVDAIRAVTGAADAEESIATTNEMLGIGL from the coding sequence ATGCAACAGGTCGCCATCAACGGCTACGGCACGATCGGCAAGCGCGTTGCGGACGCCGTCCGACAACAGCCCGACATGGAGGTACTGGGCGTCGCGAAGACGCGCCCGAACTTCGAGGCCGAGACAGCGATCGACAAGGGGTTCCCCCTCTACGCCGCCGTCGAGGAGCGCGAGGAGTTGTTCGCCGAGGCCGGCCTTGAGATCGCAGGGCCGGTCGAGAACCTCGTGGCCGAGGCCGACGTCGTCGTTGACGCGACGCCGTCGGGAATCGGGGCCCAGAACAAGGAACTCTACGAGGAGTACGACACGCCCGCGCTCTACCAAGGCGGCGAGGACGCCGAAATCACCGACGTGAGCTTCAACGCGCGCTCGAACTTCGAGGAAGCCGTCGACGCTGACCACGTCCGCGTTGTCTCCTGTAACACGACCGGACTGTCCCGGGTCATCGCACCGCTCCGGGAGGCCTACGGCATCGAAAAGGTTCGCGCAACGCTCGTCCGTCGTGGTGGCGACCCCGGGCAAGCCGACCGCGGCCCGATCAATGACATCCTCCCGAACCCGGTGACGATTCCGTCCCACCACGGCCCCGATGTCGAGACCATCTTCCCTACCCTCGACATCGATACGCTCGGGATGAAGGTGCCCGCGACGCTGATGCACATGCACAGCCTGAACGTCACCTTAGAGGAGGACGTCGACGCCGCCGAGGTCCGCGAACTGTTCGCCGATGAGTCACGCCTGTTCCTCATCCCCGAGCGGATGGATATCGACGGCAGCGGGGCACTCAAGGAATACGCGCTGGACGCAGGCCGACCGCGTGGCGACGTCTGGGAGAACTGCATCTGGGAGGAATCCATCTCGACCGAGGGACGGGATTTCTATTGTTTCCAGGGCATCCATCAGGAGAGCGACGTCGTGCCAGAGAACGTCGACGCCATCCGCGCCGTGACTGGCGCTGCCGACGCCGAGGAGAGCATCGCGACAACCAACGAGATGCTCGGTATCGGGCTCTAG
- a CDS encoding Hsp20/alpha crystallin family protein produces the protein MRRDDRDEPFDDLFREIERMMNEMMNGADGNVNFNSSSNVDNGFGMDTHVDIHETDEEVRVVADLPGVEKDNIELECDGKTLTISAESDHRQYDERVSLPSRVNEHTASATYNNGVLEVVFDRAEQSSDISLE, from the coding sequence ATGCGCCGAGACGACCGCGACGAACCCTTCGACGATCTGTTCCGCGAAATTGAACGAATGATGAACGAGATGATGAACGGCGCGGACGGGAACGTGAACTTCAACTCCTCAAGCAACGTCGACAACGGATTCGGTATGGACACCCACGTCGATATCCACGAGACCGACGAGGAGGTCCGCGTCGTCGCCGACCTCCCCGGCGTCGAAAAGGACAACATCGAACTCGAGTGTGACGGCAAGACCCTGACGATCTCCGCGGAAAGCGACCATCGCCAGTACGACGAGCGCGTCTCCCTGCCGAGCCGCGTCAACGAACACACTGCGTCCGCGACCTACAACAACGGCGTCCTCGAAGTCGTCTTCGACCGCGCCGAACAGTCCTCGGACATCAGCCTCGAGTAA
- a CDS encoding RimK family alpha-L-glutamate ligase, translating to MIDLAVANDKETFERMREPLAERGIRVRHMPVRERTVALDEPPWEPDEYDVGFVYPGRLMEGGVADALLEIPWLNDHDTVLTSRNKAEVLARLKRAELPVPKSVYVSNDVGEDELTAVFERFEPPVVVKPNSTTRGVGVAKAHDLDTFLGICDYLSLVHDYRATGDQSFLVQEYLPNATDYRVMVLEGEYVGAVERRLPDEAVSEGQWKHNVHRGAEATGVDLPDVWRDLAESVATELEIPFLGVDLLETADRLVVNETNARPTIDEETKYEPDFYDRLAAAIRTAAEA from the coding sequence ATGATCGATCTCGCGGTCGCGAACGATAAGGAGACGTTCGAGCGGATGCGGGAGCCGCTGGCCGAGCGGGGGATACGGGTTCGTCACATGCCCGTGCGCGAGCGCACGGTCGCGCTTGACGAGCCGCCGTGGGAGCCCGACGAGTACGATGTCGGTTTCGTCTACCCCGGCCGGCTGATGGAGGGCGGAGTCGCCGACGCCTTGCTCGAGATTCCGTGGCTCAACGATCACGACACGGTGTTGACCTCGCGAAACAAGGCAGAGGTGCTGGCCCGGCTCAAGCGGGCCGAGCTGCCGGTGCCGAAGTCGGTCTACGTTTCGAACGACGTCGGTGAAGACGAGTTGACGGCGGTCTTCGAGCGGTTCGAGCCGCCGGTCGTGGTCAAGCCCAACTCGACGACGCGGGGCGTCGGAGTCGCGAAGGCCCACGACCTCGATACCTTTCTCGGCATCTGTGACTACCTCTCGCTGGTCCACGACTACCGGGCGACCGGCGATCAGTCCTTTCTCGTCCAAGAGTACCTCCCGAACGCGACCGACTACCGTGTGATGGTCCTCGAGGGGGAGTACGTCGGCGCGGTCGAGCGAAGACTACCCGATGAGGCGGTCAGCGAGGGCCAGTGGAAACACAACGTCCACCGCGGCGCGGAGGCGACGGGTGTTGACCTTCCCGACGTGTGGCGCGACCTCGCTGAATCGGTCGCCACCGAACTCGAGATCCCGTTCCTCGGCGTCGACCTGCTTGAGACGGCCGATCGGCTGGTCGTCAACGAGACGAACGCACGGCCGACGATCGACGAGGAGACGAAGTACGAGCCCGACTTCTACGATCGGCTCGCGGCCGCGATACGCACCGCTGCCGAGGCGTAA
- a CDS encoding 50S ribosomal protein L16, with protein sequence MSDKPASMYREISKPAYTRREYITGIPGSKIAQHNMGDAQANAEDYPVQISLVTEEEVQLRHGSLEASRLSANRHMLKNAGENNYKMVLRKFPHHVIRENKQATGAGADRVSDGMRQAFGKIVGTAARIDAGERIFTIWCDVDDAEFAKEALRRSYNKISPPCRVIIERGEEQLIA encoded by the coding sequence ATGTCCGACAAACCTGCCTCCATGTACCGGGAGATCAGTAAGCCGGCCTACACGCGCCGCGAATACATTACTGGGATCCCCGGATCGAAGATTGCACAGCACAATATGGGCGACGCCCAGGCGAACGCCGAGGACTACCCAGTCCAGATCAGCCTCGTCACGGAAGAAGAGGTCCAGCTCCGCCACGGAAGCCTCGAGGCCTCGCGCCTCTCGGCGAACCGTCACATGCTGAAAAATGCCGGCGAGAACAACTACAAGATGGTCCTGCGCAAGTTCCCCCACCACGTCATCCGGGAGAACAAGCAGGCAACGGGCGCGGGTGCGGACCGTGTTTCCGACGGGATGCGTCAGGCCTTCGGGAAGATCGTCGGCACCGCCGCTCGCATCGATGCTGGCGAGCGCATTTTCACCATCTGGTGTGACGTCGACGACGCCGAGTTCGCCAAGGAAGCGCTTCGGCGCTCCTACAACAAGATCTCGCCGCCGTGTCGCGTCATCATCGAGCGCGGCGAAGAACAGCTGATTGCGTAA
- a CDS encoding helix-turn-helix domain-containing protein, with protein MMMEDAQTTDRIERLPTELDSAQSKLVYLTIEATGRATVADLSTLLNMQKLSILSVLSSIESEGLIERTGSEYVPAN; from the coding sequence ATGATGATGGAAGATGCGCAGACGACCGATCGAATCGAACGCCTCCCAACCGAACTCGACTCCGCCCAGAGCAAACTCGTCTATCTCACTATCGAAGCGACCGGCCGCGCGACGGTCGCGGACCTGAGCACTCTCCTGAACATGCAGAAACTATCGATTTTGAGCGTGCTCTCCTCGATTGAGAGCGAGGGGCTGATCGAGCGGACCGGCTCCGAGTACGTTCCCGCGAACTGA
- a CDS encoding CBS domain-containing protein has translation MRSFRIGSLFGIPIKLDLTFLLVLPLFAYLIGAQIEGVAGILNDGLAAEIDVGAITAGSMPWLLGLAAAVGLFVGVVLHELGHSLTARRYGFPIESITLWLFGGIAAFSEMPEDWRQELNIAVAGPIVSVLVGVGTYALFVVTPESLSGVRFVLGYLAVLNVALAVFNMIPAFPMDGGRVLRALLARGQPYARATQQAASVGKLFAVLMGLFGLFAFNIILIGVAFFVYIAASSEAQQVTMKAAFQDVTVGDIMTPASDLHTVEPDTTVAELIQRMFTERHTGYPVVDTNAFEGERLIGLVTLTDARDVDPVERDAYTVEDVMTTELQTISPDSDAMTAIERMREHDIGRLLVVDDDDLVGLISRTDVMTAFDIVQQSGAIAPAGRPRTAD, from the coding sequence ATGAGGAGTTTCCGGATCGGTTCCCTGTTCGGAATCCCGATCAAACTAGATCTGACCTTCTTGCTGGTGCTCCCGCTGTTCGCGTACCTCATCGGGGCGCAGATCGAAGGAGTGGCAGGGATACTGAACGACGGATTAGCGGCAGAGATCGACGTCGGGGCCATCACCGCCGGCTCAATGCCGTGGCTACTCGGGCTGGCCGCAGCGGTCGGCCTGTTCGTCGGCGTTGTGCTCCACGAACTCGGCCACTCGCTGACCGCTCGGCGGTACGGGTTTCCGATCGAGTCGATCACGCTCTGGCTGTTCGGTGGGATCGCCGCCTTCTCGGAGATGCCCGAGGACTGGCGTCAGGAGCTCAATATCGCCGTTGCCGGCCCGATCGTCAGCGTCCTGGTCGGTGTCGGTACTTACGCGCTCTTCGTCGTGACCCCCGAGAGCCTCAGTGGCGTACGGTTCGTCCTCGGCTACCTCGCTGTCCTGAACGTCGCGCTCGCCGTCTTCAACATGATTCCCGCGTTTCCGATGGACGGCGGACGGGTGTTACGTGCTTTGTTGGCCCGCGGGCAACCGTACGCGCGGGCGACCCAGCAGGCCGCCAGCGTCGGGAAGCTGTTCGCAGTTCTGATGGGGCTGTTTGGCCTCTTCGCGTTCAACATAATCCTCATCGGCGTCGCCTTCTTCGTCTACATCGCCGCCTCGAGCGAGGCCCAACAGGTGACGATGAAAGCGGCCTTTCAGGACGTCACTGTCGGCGACATCATGACGCCTGCGAGCGACCTCCATACCGTCGAACCCGACACGACGGTCGCGGAGCTGATCCAGCGGATGTTCACTGAGCGCCATACCGGCTATCCAGTCGTCGACACCAATGCGTTCGAGGGCGAGCGACTCATCGGACTCGTGACGCTGACCGACGCCCGCGATGTCGACCCGGTCGAGCGAGATGCCTACACGGTCGAAGACGTGATGACGACCGAACTGCAGACGATCTCGCCCGACTCTGACGCGATGACCGCCATCGAGCGGATGCGGGAACACGATATCGGTCGCCTGCTCGTGGTCGATGACGACGACCTCGTCGGACTGATCTCGCGGACTGACGTGATGACCGCCTTCGACATCGTCCAGCAAAGCGGTGCGATCGCTCCCGCCGGCCGACCGCGAACTGCAGACTGA
- a CDS encoding ABC transporter permease: MLSVGFRALFRREILRFVRRPKNTFMPPAITNVLYFAVFGVILGNRIDQIAGFDYILFIVPGLIVLGAISNAFENASFSIFHGRWNEYIHETLTSPLSYVEMVVAYVGASAVRGLVVGVIIAVVGRLFVPISIEHGLFLVATMVVITSLFAGLGIIGGLVARDFDDLTVMNQFILRPLVFFGAVFYSLETFDYAWQVNLSLLNPMVYMVDSVRFGLLGYSDLIGVSILPGPYADFAPLVSLGVLTTGAVIVMAIDVYLFKIGYGLTD, translated from the coding sequence ATGCTGTCTGTCGGCTTCCGCGCGCTCTTCCGCCGCGAGATACTGCGGTTCGTCCGCCGGCCGAAGAACACGTTCATGCCGCCGGCGATCACGAACGTGCTCTACTTCGCCGTCTTCGGAGTGATCCTCGGCAACCGGATCGATCAGATTGCGGGCTTCGACTACATCCTCTTCATCGTGCCTGGCCTCATCGTCCTGGGCGCGATCTCGAATGCCTTCGAGAACGCCTCGTTCTCCATCTTCCACGGCAGATGGAACGAGTACATCCACGAGACGCTGACCTCGCCACTATCGTACGTCGAGATGGTCGTCGCCTACGTCGGCGCCAGCGCGGTACGGGGCCTCGTCGTCGGCGTCATCATCGCCGTCGTGGGCCGGCTGTTCGTGCCGATCAGTATCGAACACGGTCTGTTCCTCGTCGCCACGATGGTCGTCATCACGTCGCTATTCGCCGGCCTCGGTATCATCGGCGGACTCGTCGCCCGGGACTTCGACGACCTGACCGTGATGAATCAGTTCATTCTCCGGCCGCTGGTCTTCTTCGGCGCCGTCTTCTACTCCCTCGAGACGTTCGATTACGCCTGGCAGGTGAACCTCTCCTTGCTGAACCCGATGGTCTATATGGTCGACAGTGTCCGGTTCGGACTACTCGGTTACTCGGATCTGATCGGAGTCAGCATTCTCCCCGGCCCCTACGCCGACTTCGCGCCGCTGGTCTCACTTGGAGTGCTCACGACGGGTGCTGTCATCGTCATGGCAATCGATGTCTACCTGTTCAAGATCGGCTACGGACTGACCGACTGA
- a CDS encoding alpha/beta hydrolase has protein sequence MVVSESESISLSDGRTLAFATYGDRDGTPLVFHHGTPGSSHLGALLSEPARTRGVRVIAPSRPGYGRSDPNPNGTFETWAEDCRALVDALGLESFAVAGFSGGGPYALAVAAHHADRISDIGVVGAPVPAHDGGPFGPLVRFPRLLGVAFRVGAVVARLRGDRVVVDQLTDRSVDDETARIVGRDFRVGLSSGPSGAVRESRALAANWSLSLPDGDVTVWHGTDDENAPIGPVRTTYEDRPAATLREVDDDHLGSLWSVRDEVVDLAD, from the coding sequence ATGGTCGTTTCCGAGTCTGAGTCGATCTCGCTCTCCGATGGCCGGACGCTGGCGTTTGCGACGTACGGCGATCGCGATGGCACGCCGCTGGTTTTCCACCACGGAACACCCGGGTCGTCACACCTCGGAGCGTTGCTTTCGGAGCCCGCTCGCACCCGGGGCGTTCGCGTGATCGCGCCGAGTCGCCCCGGATACGGTCGTTCCGATCCGAATCCGAACGGAACGTTCGAAACGTGGGCCGAAGACTGCCGAGCGCTCGTCGACGCCTTGGGACTCGAGTCGTTCGCAGTCGCCGGATTCTCTGGCGGCGGTCCCTACGCGCTGGCCGTCGCCGCACACCATGCCGATCGGATCTCCGATATTGGCGTGGTCGGTGCTCCGGTTCCGGCACACGACGGCGGGCCGTTCGGCCCGCTCGTTCGGTTCCCGCGACTCCTGGGCGTCGCGTTCCGAGTCGGCGCGGTCGTCGCACGGCTCCGGGGCGACCGAGTCGTTGTCGACCAGTTGACCGACCGGTCCGTCGACGATGAGACCGCCCGCATCGTCGGTCGCGATTTCCGCGTCGGACTGTCGTCCGGTCCGTCGGGCGCGGTACGCGAGAGTCGCGCGCTCGCGGCCAACTGGTCGCTGTCGCTACCCGACGGCGACGTGACGGTTTGGCACGGAACCGACGACGAAAACGCCCCGATTGGCCCGGTCCGAACCACCTACGAGGACCGACCGGCCGCCACCCTCCGTGAGGTCGACGACGATCACTTGGGCTCCCTGTGGTCGGTCCGCGACGAGGTCGTCGATCTGGCTGACTGA